From a region of the Oncorhynchus keta strain PuntledgeMale-10-30-2019 chromosome 13, Oket_V2, whole genome shotgun sequence genome:
- the LOC118375090 gene encoding leukotriene B4 receptor 1-like isoform X2 translates to MAHNQSIPLRLLSNFSLPQIIPPSLTNPSSSLFPFSSSTSPSLFLSTSMHNLNTTNTSVFGGNQSIVGNTTSTTVGALILCLVLLLGLPGNLFIIWSILARARRRSVTTLLILNLAVADGSLMALTPFFVIYLVKKTWVFGNIMCKILFYLCLANMYASIQLIMLMSLHRLVAVVWPKRVAALAGWKAVLRGVLVLWTMVLVASIPALLFRDERKTVHPNGKSRVVCESLHKQQSHVVLQYTLETVLGFVVPYGVIIGSYICILRRIRQTRFRRRIRSENLILAIVVTFGVFWLPYHVINIVQVAAALSPKDSTLKASKKKNLTENLTAAYCKLWSIVGYCCFQITFYWSHTHIQQMLLWVCKILVFLAPAEQ, encoded by the exons ATGGCCCACAACCAAAGCATTCCCCTTCGCCTCCTGTCCAACTTCTCCCTCCCCCaaatcatccctccatccctcacaaACCCCTCCTCGTCCCTCTTTCCGTTCTCCTCCTCGACATCCCCCTCCCTGTTCCTGTCCACCTCCATGCACAACCTGAACACCACCAACACGTCTGTTTTCGGGGGAAACCAAAGCATTGTGGGTAATACCACCTCCACGACAGTAGGGGCTCTCATCCTGTGTCTGGTCTTGCTGCTGGGCCTCCCCGGCAACCTCTTCATCATCTGGAGTATCCTGGCGCGTGCCCGCCGCCGCTCCGTCACCACCCTCCTCATCCTCAATCTAGCGGTGGCCGACGGCTCACTCATGGCGCTCACGCCCTTCTTCGTGATCTACCTGGTCAAGAAGACCTGGGTTTTTGGCAACATCATGTGCAAG ATACTCTTTTACTTGTGCCTAGCCAACATGTACGCCTCCATCCAACTGATCATGCTGATGAGCCTGCACAGGCTGGTGGCCGTGGTGTGGCCTAAGCGCGTCGCTGCACTTGCTGGATGGAAGGCGGTACTGCGTGGGGTGCTGGTGCTGTGGACCATGGTGCTGGTCGCGTCCATCCCTGCGTTGCTGTTCAGGGACGAGCGGAAGACCGTGCACCCCAACGGGAAGAGCCGGGTCGTGTGTGAGTCGTTGCACAAGCAACAGAGTCAT GTGGTGCTCCAGTACACGTTGGAAACAGTGCTGGGATTTGTAGTTCCTTACGGGGTGATTATAGGCAGCTACATCTGCATCCTGCGGCGGATCAGGCAGACAAG GTTCAGGAGGAGGATCCGCAGTGAGAATCTCATCCTGGCCATCGTGGTAACCTTCGGTGTCTTCTGGTTGCCCTACCATGTCATCAACATTGTGCAG GTTGCTGCAGCACTTTCTCCAAAGGATTCAACTCTAAAAGCAAG taaaaaaaaaaatctgactgAAAATTTAACTGCAGCGTACTGTAAATTATGGAGCATTGTAGGATATTGCTGttttcaaatcacattttattggtcacatacacatattcagcagatgttattgtgggtgtgcaaaatacttgtgttcctagctccagcagagCAGTAG